One Mycobacterium marseillense DNA window includes the following coding sequences:
- a CDS encoding DEAD/DEAH box helicase, giving the protein MSMPASSIQARTDTDHSDHSGSAVLRGWQRRALVKYLAGQPRDFLAVATPGSGKTTFALRVAAELLGQRAVEQVTVVVPTEHLKVQWAQAAARHGIALDPKFSNSNPRIAPEFHGVMVTYAQVAAHPTLHRVRTEQRKTLVVFDEIHHGGDAKTWGDAIREAFDDATRRLALTGTPFRSDDSPIPFVTYEAGPDGIRRSQADHTYGYTDALADGVVRPVVFLAYSGEARWRDSAGEEHAARLGEPLSAEQTARAWRTALDPAGEWMPAVITAADLRLRQLRTHVPDAGGMIIASDQTAARAYATLLKKLTGEAPTLVLSDDPGSSARISEFAASTTRWLVAVRMVSEGVDVPRLSVGIYATSAATPLFFAQAIGRFVRSRRQGEIASIFVPSVPNLLQLASELEAQRNHVLGEPHRESEGDPLDGDPATKTQDEKTDLDKGFTSLGADAELDQLIFDGSSFGTAAAAGSDEEADYLGIPGLLDAEQMRALLHQRQDEQLQKRARLHQEAGSPGAVEPPSATVHGQLRELRRELNALVSIAHHRTGKPHGWIHNELRRRCGGPPIAAASREQLRARIDAVRRLNAEQS; this is encoded by the coding sequence GTGTCGATGCCGGCCAGCAGCATCCAAGCGCGGACCGACACCGACCACAGCGACCACAGCGGAAGCGCGGTGCTGCGCGGCTGGCAGCGCAGGGCGCTCGTCAAATATCTCGCCGGCCAGCCGCGCGACTTCCTGGCGGTGGCCACCCCCGGATCCGGCAAGACGACGTTCGCGCTGCGGGTGGCGGCCGAACTGCTCGGCCAGCGCGCCGTCGAGCAGGTCACCGTCGTGGTGCCCACCGAGCACCTCAAGGTGCAGTGGGCGCAGGCCGCGGCGCGGCACGGCATCGCGCTGGACCCGAAATTCTCCAACAGCAACCCGCGGATCGCGCCGGAATTTCACGGCGTCATGGTCACCTACGCGCAGGTGGCCGCGCATCCCACGCTGCACCGGGTCCGCACCGAACAACGCAAGACGCTGGTCGTCTTCGACGAGATCCATCACGGCGGGGACGCCAAGACCTGGGGCGACGCCATCCGCGAGGCCTTCGACGACGCCACCCGCCGGCTGGCGCTGACGGGAACGCCCTTCCGCAGCGACGACAGCCCCATCCCGTTCGTGACCTACGAGGCCGGCCCGGACGGGATACGGCGCTCGCAGGCCGATCACACCTACGGCTACACCGACGCCCTGGCCGACGGCGTGGTCCGGCCCGTGGTGTTCCTCGCCTACTCCGGGGAGGCGCGGTGGCGCGACAGCGCCGGTGAGGAGCACGCCGCCCGACTGGGCGAGCCGCTGTCCGCCGAGCAGACCGCGCGCGCGTGGCGCACCGCGCTGGACCCGGCCGGCGAGTGGATGCCCGCGGTGATCACCGCCGCGGACCTGCGGCTGCGCCAGCTGCGCACGCACGTGCCGGACGCCGGCGGCATGATCATTGCGTCGGACCAGACCGCGGCCCGCGCCTATGCCACCCTGCTGAAGAAACTGACCGGCGAAGCGCCGACGCTGGTGCTCTCCGACGATCCCGGCTCGTCGGCGCGCATCAGCGAATTCGCCGCGAGCACCACCCGCTGGCTCGTCGCGGTGCGCATGGTCTCCGAGGGCGTCGACGTGCCGCGGCTGTCGGTCGGGATCTACGCCACCAGCGCCGCGACGCCGCTGTTCTTCGCTCAGGCCATCGGCCGGTTCGTGCGGTCGCGGCGCCAGGGCGAAATCGCCAGCATCTTCGTGCCGTCGGTGCCCAACCTGCTGCAGCTCGCCAGCGAGCTGGAGGCCCAGCGCAACCACGTGCTCGGCGAGCCGCACCGGGAATCCGAGGGCGACCCCCTCGACGGCGATCCCGCGACCAAGACGCAGGACGAGAAGACCGACCTCGACAAGGGATTCACCTCGCTGGGCGCCGACGCGGAACTCGATCAGCTCATCTTCGACGGATCCTCGTTCGGCACCGCCGCTGCGGCCGGCAGCGACGAGGAGGCGGACTACCTCGGCATCCCCGGCCTACTCGACGCCGAGCAGATGCGTGCGCTGCTGCACCAGCGTCAGGACGAACAGCTGCAGAAGCGGGCCCGGCTGCACCAGGAGGCCGGATCGCCGGGTGCCGTCGAACCCCCGTCGGCCACCGTGCACGGCCAGCTTCGGGAGTTGCGCCGCGAGCTCAACGCGCTGGTCTCGATCGCCCATCACCGCACCGGCAAGCCGCACGGCTGGATTCACAACGAACTGCGGCGCCGTTGCGGCGGTCCCCCAATCGCCGCGGCGAGCCGCGAACAGCTGCGGGCGCGCATCGACGCCGTGCGCCGGCTCAACGCCGAGCAGTCCTGA
- a CDS encoding DUF6188 family protein yields the protein MTEQNVIEQWLEGCAVQRIMFHDGLVLNFEDYNELVITAPMRLTLPAIESSPAEVIAIDPTDPADQLRPLFDFAGSTCTGAVWDDTGNLRLEFSDDHTIEVPSNDKVTAWELYSKYHGYAACLTHGKVRVVRLDTAEADGDR from the coding sequence ATGACCGAACAGAATGTGATCGAGCAGTGGCTCGAGGGCTGTGCGGTGCAGCGGATCATGTTCCACGACGGGCTGGTGCTGAATTTCGAGGACTACAACGAGCTGGTGATTACGGCACCGATGCGTCTGACGCTGCCCGCCATCGAAAGCTCGCCCGCCGAAGTAATCGCTATCGACCCGACCGACCCGGCGGACCAACTGCGCCCGCTCTTCGATTTCGCCGGGTCGACCTGCACGGGTGCGGTCTGGGACGACACCGGGAATCTCCGCCTCGAATTCTCCGACGATCACACGATCGAGGTGCCGTCGAACGACAAGGTCACCGCGTGGGAGCTCTACAGCAAATACCACGGGTACGCCGCCTGCCTCACGCACGGCAAGGTGCGAGTCGTTCGCCTTGATACGGCCGAAGCCGACGGCGACAGGTGA
- a CDS encoding VOC family protein, producing MRRVDYVIQYVESLESSVAFYRDVIGLKVRIEGDGYVEFEMANTKFSLFERSKLPELIGREGGRPPCGEIGFVIDDVDKEAKRLRDLGVEILTGPIDRPWHERTLHIADPDGNIIEFAQKLR from the coding sequence ATGCGCCGCGTCGATTACGTCATCCAATATGTCGAGTCGCTCGAGAGCTCGGTGGCGTTCTACCGCGACGTGATCGGGCTCAAGGTGCGGATCGAAGGCGACGGCTACGTCGAGTTCGAAATGGCCAATACCAAGTTCTCGCTGTTCGAACGGTCCAAGCTTCCCGAGCTCATCGGCCGCGAAGGCGGCCGCCCGCCGTGCGGCGAGATCGGCTTCGTGATCGACGACGTCGATAAGGAAGCGAAGCGGTTGCGCGACCTCGGCGTCGAGATCCTCACCGGACCGATTGACCGGCCGTGGCACGAACGGACGCTCCACATCGCCGACCCAGACGGCAACATCATCGAATTCGCCCAGAAGTTGCGGTGA